A portion of the Burkholderiales bacterium genome contains these proteins:
- a CDS encoding ABC transporter permease, translated as MLRQEARFSPRLRRARDPPRAPSLAVNTIALAFSEAFSMVARLDQTLVEIVLLSLGVSLTSVTVGSALALPAGAAIAVGSFPGKRAVVTTLNALMGLPAVVVGLAVYLLLSRAGPLGALGLLFTPPAMVVAQAVLLFPLLAALTRQVVADAWGESREQLISLGATPWTSALALLFDLRFTLVTIVLAGFGRAIAEVGAVMIVGGNIDGVTRVMTTAIALETSKGDLPLALGLGIVLLAIVLVLNTAASSIKDAAVRRYG; from the coding sequence ATGTTGCGGCAGGAGGCGCGCTTTTCCCCTAGACTCCGGCGAGCCCGCGACCCGCCTCGCGCGCCCTCTCTCGCCGTGAACACGATCGCCCTCGCCTTCTCCGAAGCCTTCTCGATGGTCGCGCGCCTCGACCAGACGTTGGTCGAGATCGTGCTGCTGTCGCTCGGCGTGAGCCTCACGTCGGTCACGGTCGGCTCCGCGCTCGCGCTTCCGGCGGGCGCGGCCATCGCGGTCGGGTCGTTCCCCGGCAAGCGCGCGGTGGTGACGACGCTGAACGCGCTGATGGGCCTGCCCGCGGTGGTCGTCGGCCTCGCGGTCTACCTGCTGCTCTCGCGCGCGGGCCCGCTCGGCGCGCTCGGCCTCCTGTTCACTCCGCCCGCGATGGTGGTCGCGCAGGCGGTGCTGCTGTTCCCGCTCCTCGCCGCGCTCACGCGCCAGGTCGTCGCCGACGCCTGGGGCGAATCGCGCGAGCAACTCATTTCGCTCGGCGCGACGCCGTGGACCTCCGCGCTCGCGCTGCTCTTCGACCTGCGCTTCACGCTCGTCACGATCGTGCTGGCCGGGTTCGGGCGCGCGATCGCCGAGGTCGGCGCGGTGATGATCGTCGGCGGCAACATCGACGGCGTGACGCGCGTGATGACCACGGCGATCGCGCTGGAGACCTCGAAGGGCGACCTCCCGCTGGCGCTGGGGCTCGGCATCGTCCTCCTCGCGATCGTGCTCGTTCTCAATACCGCGGCGTCGTCGATCAAGGACGCGGCGGTCCGGCGTTATGGCTGA
- a CDS encoding ATP-binding cassette domain-containing protein encodes MAEHSILPMALDDVSFVVRGRAILDRVSLELGHGNRTVILGPNGAGKSVLLRIAHGLLRPTEGAVRWSAVETPGRPRRQAMVFQRPVMFRRSALGNLRFALRIAGIPAAERDARARDALARVGLASIAQQPARVLSGGEQQRLAIARAWMLDPEVLFLDEPTANLDPGSTHAIERIVDAIHAAGTKIVMVTHNLGQARRIADEIVFLHGGRMLERTSAEVFFCKPATAEAVAYLEGELPWRTSNAA; translated from the coding sequence ATGGCTGAGCACTCGATCCTCCCGATGGCGCTCGACGACGTCTCGTTCGTCGTGCGCGGGCGCGCGATCCTCGACCGCGTGTCGCTCGAACTCGGCCACGGGAACCGCACGGTGATCCTCGGCCCCAACGGCGCCGGCAAGAGCGTGCTCTTGCGGATCGCGCACGGGCTCTTGCGGCCCACCGAGGGCGCGGTGCGCTGGTCGGCCGTGGAGACCCCCGGCCGTCCGCGCCGGCAGGCGATGGTGTTCCAGCGGCCGGTGATGTTCCGGCGCAGCGCGCTCGGCAACCTGCGCTTCGCGCTGCGCATCGCCGGCATTCCCGCGGCGGAGCGCGACGCGCGCGCCCGCGACGCGCTCGCGCGCGTGGGACTCGCGTCGATCGCGCAGCAGCCGGCGCGCGTGCTCTCCGGCGGCGAACAGCAGCGCCTCGCGATCGCGCGGGCGTGGATGCTCGACCCCGAGGTGCTGTTCCTCGACGAACCCACCGCGAACCTCGACCCGGGGTCCACGCACGCGATCGAGCGCATCGTCGACGCGATCCATGCGGCGGGCACGAAGATCGTGATGGTCACGCACAACCTCGGCCAGGCGCGACGGATCGCCGACGAGATCGTCTTCCTCCACGGCGGCCGCATGCTCGAGCGCACGTCCGCCGAGGTGTTTTTCTGCAAGCCCGCGACCGCGGAAGCCGTCGCCTACCTCGAAGGAGAACTGCCATGGCGCACATCCAACGCCGCCTGA
- a CDS encoding extracellular solute-binding protein: MAHIQRRLIVSFVAACAALLALPAAAQDKSIVVASTTSTEQSGLFGHILPAFTAKTGITVKVVAVGTGQALDIGRRGDADVVFVHDRVAEDKFIAEGSGVGRRDVMYNDFVLIGPKSDPAKVAGTKDLSAALKAIAEAKAPFVSRGDKSGTHMAELRYFKAAGVDPVAGRGAWYKETGSGMGPALNTASSMNAYILSDRGTWLSFKNRGDLVIAVEGDRRMFNPYGVMLVNPAKHPHVKAAEGQAFIDWLVSPEGQAKIASYKVGGEQLFFPDAH, from the coding sequence ATGGCGCACATCCAACGCCGCCTGATCGTATCGTTCGTCGCCGCGTGCGCGGCACTCCTCGCGCTGCCGGCCGCGGCGCAGGACAAGTCGATCGTCGTCGCCTCGACGACGTCGACCGAGCAGTCGGGACTGTTCGGCCACATCCTGCCCGCGTTCACCGCGAAGACCGGCATCACCGTCAAGGTCGTCGCGGTGGGCACCGGCCAGGCGCTCGACATCGGCCGGCGCGGCGACGCCGACGTCGTGTTCGTGCACGACCGGGTCGCCGAGGACAAGTTCATCGCCGAGGGTTCGGGCGTGGGCCGGCGCGACGTCATGTACAACGACTTCGTGCTGATCGGGCCGAAGTCCGATCCGGCGAAGGTCGCGGGAACCAAGGACCTCTCGGCGGCGCTGAAGGCGATCGCCGAGGCGAAGGCGCCGTTCGTCTCGCGCGGCGACAAGAGCGGCACGCACATGGCGGAACTGCGCTACTTCAAGGCGGCCGGCGTCGACCCGGTGGCGGGCCGCGGCGCCTGGTACAAGGAGACCGGCTCCGGCATGGGTCCCGCGCTCAACACCGCTTCGTCGATGAACGCGTACATCCTGTCCGATCGCGGGACCTGGCTCTCGTTCAAGAACCGCGGCGACCTCGTGATCGCGGTCGAGGGCGACAGGCGCATGTTCAACCCCTACGGCGTGATGCTCGTGAATCCGGCGAAGCACCCGCACGTGAAGGCCGCGGAGGGACAGGCGTTCATCGACTGGCTCGTGTCGCCCGAGGGACAGGCGAAGATCGCGAGCTACAAGGTGGGCGGCGAGCAGCTCTTCTTCCCGGACGCGCACTGA
- a CDS encoding molybdate ABC transporter substrate-binding protein: protein MRPTRALLAIAAFAFSSLAAAQAPVKLHAAGSLRGVMSDLAAAWKAGGGGSVEAEYGASGTLRDKIAAGAPAQVFASANMTHPQSLAASGRAGPVSLFAKNQLCALSTPQARVTTDTLLDRLLDPAVKVGTSTPKADPSGDYAFLLFEKADKLRPGAGATLSAKALQLTGGPNSPKPPPDRSLYGMLVADGKADVFLTYCTNAIVAQREHPSLVVSTIPPALAVGADYGITVLNGAPDGAAKFVAFVLSPEGRRIIASHGFALP, encoded by the coding sequence ATGCGGCCCACGCGCGCGCTCCTCGCCATCGCGGCGTTCGCCTTCTCCTCGCTCGCCGCTGCACAGGCCCCCGTGAAGCTCCATGCGGCGGGGAGCCTGCGCGGCGTGATGAGCGACCTCGCCGCCGCATGGAAGGCCGGCGGCGGCGGCTCGGTCGAGGCGGAGTACGGGGCTTCAGGCACGCTCCGCGACAAGATCGCGGCGGGCGCGCCGGCCCAGGTGTTCGCCTCCGCGAACATGACGCATCCGCAGTCGCTCGCCGCTTCGGGGCGCGCGGGTCCGGTGTCGCTCTTCGCGAAGAACCAGCTCTGCGCGCTGTCCACGCCGCAAGCGCGGGTGACGACCGACACGCTGCTCGACCGGCTCCTCGATCCCGCGGTCAAGGTCGGCACCTCGACGCCGAAGGCCGATCCCTCGGGCGACTATGCGTTCCTGTTGTTCGAGAAGGCGGACAAGCTTCGTCCGGGCGCGGGCGCCACGCTGTCGGCGAAGGCGCTGCAACTCACCGGCGGGCCGAACTCTCCGAAGCCGCCGCCGGACCGGAGCCTCTACGGCATGCTGGTCGCCGACGGCAAGGCCGATGTGTTCCTCACCTACTGCACCAACGCGATCGTCGCGCAGCGCGAGCATCCGTCGCTCGTCGTGTCGACCATTCCGCCCGCGCTCGCGGTCGGCGCCGACTACGGCATCACCGTGCTCAACGGCGCGCCCGACGGGGCCGCGAAGTTCGTCGCGTTCGTCCTCTCGCCGGAGGGTCGTCGGATCATCGCGTCGCACGGCTTCGCGCTGCCGTGA
- a CDS encoding TOBE domain-containing protein has product MKLSARNVLPGKVVDLKRGATTSHVKIQVAGGAVITASITNEAVDELHLAVGDSASAIVKASDVIVGKG; this is encoded by the coding sequence ATGAAACTGTCCGCCCGCAACGTACTCCCCGGCAAGGTCGTCGACCTGAAACGCGGGGCCACGACCTCGCACGTGAAGATTCAGGTCGCCGGCGGCGCGGTGATCACCGCGTCGATCACCAACGAAGCCGTCGACGAACTCCACCTCGCGGTCGGCGATAGCGCGAGCGCGATCGTCAAGGCTTCCGACGTGATCGTCGGCAAGGGCTGA
- a CDS encoding iron ABC transporter substrate-binding protein: protein MGRRDWLARAAAIAAALAWPAAARAEPSREVTDAAGRKVRVPARAARVFASGPPASILVFAVAPDALLGWTTPFRPSERPFVPPRYADLPVTGRLTGRGNTANVELVIASRPDVIVDYGAVNDTFASLADRVQQQTGIPYLLLDGAFDRIGDALTAIGELTGEESRAAALANDARDTVDDVTRRVASIPASKRPRLYYGRGPRGLDTGLAGSINMEVIDRLGAINVAASLGRGGLVAVSLEQVLLWNPEVIVTTDPVFFASVRRDPLWLQVDAVKSRRVHLAPAEPFGWIDFPPSVNRLVGLRWLGRILYPDAFPDDLRARVRDDYTRFYHQTPTQAQLDRLIATAERAPPG, encoded by the coding sequence ATGGGCCGCCGCGACTGGCTCGCGCGCGCCGCGGCCATCGCGGCGGCGCTCGCGTGGCCGGCGGCGGCACGCGCGGAGCCCTCGCGCGAAGTAACCGACGCGGCCGGCCGCAAGGTCCGCGTGCCCGCGCGCGCAGCGCGCGTGTTCGCATCCGGGCCGCCGGCATCGATCCTCGTCTTCGCGGTCGCGCCCGACGCGCTCCTCGGGTGGACCACGCCGTTTCGCCCGTCCGAGCGTCCGTTCGTTCCGCCCAGGTACGCCGATCTGCCGGTGACCGGCCGGCTGACCGGCCGCGGCAACACCGCGAACGTCGAACTCGTGATCGCGTCACGGCCCGACGTGATCGTCGACTACGGCGCGGTCAACGACACCTTCGCCTCGCTCGCCGACCGCGTGCAGCAGCAGACCGGCATTCCGTACCTGCTCCTCGACGGCGCCTTCGACCGGATCGGGGACGCGCTCACCGCGATCGGCGAACTCACCGGCGAAGAGTCGCGCGCCGCCGCGCTCGCGAACGACGCCCGCGACACCGTGGACGACGTCACGCGACGCGTGGCGTCGATCCCCGCATCGAAACGCCCGCGGCTCTACTACGGCCGCGGTCCCCGGGGGCTGGACACCGGCCTCGCCGGATCGATCAACATGGAGGTGATCGACCGCCTGGGCGCGATCAACGTCGCCGCCTCGCTCGGTCGCGGCGGGCTCGTCGCCGTGTCGCTCGAACAGGTGCTCTTGTGGAACCCGGAGGTGATCGTCACGACCGACCCGGTGTTCTTCGCCTCGGTCCGGCGCGACCCGCTGTGGCTGCAGGTGGACGCGGTGAAGTCGCGGCGCGTCCACCTCGCGCCGGCCGAGCCTTTCGGCTGGATCGATTTCCCGCCGTCGGTCAACCGGCTGGTCGGCCTGCGCTGGCTCGGGCGCATCCTGTATCCCGACGCGTTCCCCGACGATCTCCGCGCCCGGGTGCGCGACGACTACACGCGGTTCTACCACCAGACGCCCACACAAGCGCAACTCGATCGGCTGATCGCGACCGCGGAACGCGCGCCACCGGGCTGA
- a CDS encoding iron ABC transporter permease, translating into MTGASTVARMWIAAGLSFVALLAVVALAFAVGRYPVAPGDLAALAWSKVTGTPSSVSATIETIVWSVRGPRIGAAVAIGAALAAAGAAYQCLFRNPLVSPDILGVSGGAAVGAVLGIFLALPVIAIQGLAFAFGLVAVALVYVIASAVRGHDPLLVLVLAGVLVGALLGACVALLKVLADPYNQLPAITFWLLGSLAGAAPSDLATALPAIAIGLVPLWLMRWRVNLLSQGDEEARALGVETTRVRLAVIASATLMTAAAVSISGIIGWIGLVVPHFARLAVGPDFGRLLPVSAVMGAAFLLAVDTLARSTARIEIPLGVLTAFVGTPLFLWLLVRAKRSWQ; encoded by the coding sequence ATGACCGGCGCGTCGACCGTCGCGCGCATGTGGATCGCGGCCGGACTGTCGTTCGTCGCGCTCCTCGCCGTCGTCGCGCTGGCGTTCGCGGTCGGCCGCTACCCGGTGGCGCCCGGCGACCTCGCCGCGCTGGCCTGGTCGAAGGTCACTGGAACCCCCTCCAGCGTCTCGGCGACCATCGAGACGATCGTCTGGAGCGTGCGCGGTCCGCGCATCGGCGCCGCGGTCGCGATCGGCGCCGCGCTCGCGGCGGCCGGCGCCGCGTACCAGTGCCTGTTCCGCAATCCGCTGGTGTCGCCCGACATCCTCGGCGTGTCGGGCGGCGCGGCGGTCGGCGCGGTGCTCGGCATCTTCCTCGCGCTGCCGGTGATCGCGATCCAGGGTCTCGCGTTCGCGTTCGGCCTGGTCGCGGTCGCGCTCGTCTACGTGATCGCCTCCGCGGTGCGCGGACACGATCCGCTGCTCGTGCTCGTCCTCGCGGGCGTGCTCGTCGGCGCGCTGCTCGGCGCGTGCGTCGCGCTGCTCAAGGTGCTCGCCGACCCGTACAACCAGTTGCCGGCGATCACGTTCTGGCTCCTCGGCAGCCTCGCCGGCGCCGCTCCCTCGGATCTCGCGACCGCACTCCCGGCGATCGCGATCGGCCTCGTGCCGCTGTGGCTCATGCGCTGGCGCGTCAACCTGCTCTCGCAGGGCGACGAGGAGGCGCGCGCCCTGGGCGTCGAGACCACGCGCGTGCGTCTCGCGGTCATCGCGTCGGCGACGCTGATGACCGCGGCCGCGGTGTCGATCTCCGGCATCATCGGCTGGATCGGGCTCGTCGTGCCGCACTTCGCTCGTCTCGCCGTCGGCCCCGATTTCGGCCGGCTGCTGCCGGTGTCCGCGGTGATGGGCGCGGCGTTCCTGCTCGCGGTCGACACGCTCGCGCGCAGCACCGCGCGCATCGAGATTCCGCTGGGCGTGCTCACGGCGTTCGTCGGCACGCCGCTCTTCCTGTGGCTGCTCGTGCGCGCGAAGCGGAGCTGGCAGTGA